The Panicum virgatum strain AP13 chromosome 3N, P.virgatum_v5, whole genome shotgun sequence genome includes the window aaatattttggatagaaataaaaaccgttagtaaagtagatgaatatgaaaagtataacttagcaattcatacacatacacaactgagaacgaaatatgtgatgcatgagaacgaaataagtataacatgatgacatgtccataacaaaaatgcagaaacaactagaagcacCTTCTAACTACtccggccatgtcgacctcttttacgctaggcgtggacgtggtctgtagggTAGGTATGTCGGTCAGGAGACCCTACatctctacctggacgtccggtggccacatgtgtctggaaggtaggctcggcctgctggttaggtgtagaaaataaccgactccagtCTTCGAAGCTCGCCTCAAAGGTATCATGTGTTGCCCCTATgcagtagcaattaagatatcttaatcatcgtctcataagtcatatatttgggtacatattcatcatacgtacctgttggtggtggatacgaagaaggactcatatcaggaagctggtggtgcgatcctgtaaaccgCCCCCTGCTGGGCGGCTGCCTGGCCTACCACCCCGCCACCGGGCGGGCGGgtacctgccgcccggctgccgggcggcagcctCCCCCCAGAGGCCAAAAtacgattaaaaataaattttatttatattaaggtccctaccgcccggcaggagggcggcagggggccggccgccccgcagccgggcggtaggggtataaatctgtaaattataaaaccgaaaatatatttctgtaaaaaataattttaaaaaataaaaaaataaaaaaaacgccaATGATGCCGATATGTTAATGGCCCATTTAGCGGGGCTAAATCCTAGCCCAATCCACAAATGAAACCTAAGCCTGCTTTAATGGGCTCTTGAGGGGTCCATTCTAATTTACGGTCGCCCCTTCGATTTGATCGGTACGGTCAAATTCCGACAAGATCTGTCTTTCTCTTTTTAGCAAATGTGCGGGACCAATTGATTCTCTTTTTAGCAAATTAACAACGTGCGCTTCGAGAAATCTAGATTAGTCCTACCACCGCTTAGACCCCAGCTCCCCGCGTCCCCAGCCCAACCAGAAGAATTAATTCTCTTTTAGAaatgataattttttttgaggAGGTGGGAAATTGGATGTAAAATTTAGGTGGGCGTGTGAAAATAAAAGTAAATTTCAAACTTTACGtgcaaaaaataaaacaaaaattgaAACTAAGAACTTTTCATGAATAAAAATTTAGTAGATATTCAAAAACTTTTTAGATTCTTGAttcatttctaaaaaaaattgtacatgGAGAAACTTTTTACAGTGTGAAGCCAAACAAGTTCCCAAGGTGCCTTGCAGGCTGAGCCAGAACAAGAAGTTTTACCCGTCCAAAGGAACACACGGCGCTTAGCGTCAATCAAATCAATGGGAACATATCGGGTGGAAACCACAATTTCAtaaaaacccgtgcaaaccacaGCAAAAATattgtctaaattcaccaaaaaatcacacatatagatgatataatgatacacaactttataaaatatcttgtccaaattcGACTTAAttgaaatttattatttttatatctcacaaacgaagtcgagtttggacaagatattttaaaagattgtgtatcatcatatcgtctacatgtgtgattttttcgGTGAATTTAGACAATATTTTTACCGTGGTTTGCACAGATTTTCACGAAGTTGTGGTTTCCACCCAATATATTCTCCAAATCAATGGCCCCTTTGGGTAACAGAATAGAGCACATTGCATAAATTGAGaagctgaaaaaaaaaacagagcgtACAATAACCTCTCGCCCTCGCCCACCATGATTCAGGAGGCTACCACGCCAACCGTCGAAGTATTTTTCAAACCGGTCAAGCAACGGCTAAAGGCCACTCATCCGAACTTTTGAGGTGGAGGCCAACATAAGCCAACATAGGCCTcaaaagctctcacctcacgcTTACAGCCTGTTATCCCTTCTTGGTTCATGCAGATCAAACTGGGTTCCTCAAAGATCGTAGTATCTCGGAGAATTTTGTTTATGCTGCTGACATAATCCAATCTCGCCACAAATGAGAAGTCTCAGCAATGGTCATTAAGTGAGATTTACCACAAAGCATTTGATACGGTCAATTGGTCTTTTCTGGATGCTGTACTTGCTGCTAAGGGTTCCCCCTTCTGTAGCTGCAATGGTTCAGAAACTCGCTATTACTAGTCAGTCGGCTGTTCTGCTCAACGGTAAACCTGAGTCCTTGCCAATGTGGTCGTAGTTTACGCTTCTGCTCAACGATAAACCTGTTTCTTGGATCCAATGTGATCATAGTTTAGGCCAGGGAGATCCTCTTTCTCCTTACCTGTTTATCCTCGTGGCCGATGCTTTGCAGCAGCTTATCCTTGGGGCTCCCCGCCGCGGTGAGCTGGCGCAGCTCATTCGTCTTAAGCAGTGATAATGATGGAAAATAGTTTATGCCTAATAAAACACGAAAAATGCACAGAAGGCCACTAGCTATTTCCTGCTACTAAAAAAAAGGCTATTGATATTGCTTACTACTTGCAGTACTGTGTGCTCGATCGCTGTGCTCGTACAGCCACGAGAGGTATTGCTCACCTGTCACGGATTCACAGTACACGGCTGCCTCAAGTTAGAGGACAGCATACCTGCAACCCACCGCTCCTGTTTGTACTGTGATCTGCCAACTCATCCTTATTTCACACCAGGCTAtttattcaaaataaaaaacaacCGAGAGACACGGAAGTCGACCAGCCCAGCGACCAGCACGTAGGTAAGACTTTATGATGTTTTGGTTGGTAGCGACTGAATGCCACGGCCAGAGTATTTTCGTCGCGCTACAGTATTTTGTGGGCGGTGAAAAGCCCTAAATCTATTCATCACGCGCGCGATATTTGCGTGGCGCGTCGCAGAAGCCCCTcacctgttcatcttctttctATAGACATAGGAAAGGGGGGTGGGGTGCGGGAATGGGTGGATggtgggcggagcggctgccggcgaggtcgccggcggccgggatgttggagggcggcggcggccttatgATCTGGGTTGCTGGGGTTGGGGTGGCTCCATGGTCGCCGGCCATAGAGGAGAGagtcgggggcggcggccgggcggtgGCGACAGTTTGTCTGGTGGAGGGCACGGTGGCGCGggagcgccggcggcctggcggAGCTGGATGGCcggtgggcggtgccggcggcgggagcgagGAGAAGACGGCGGCGTGCGACGTTGAGCTAGGTTagggagggtggcggcggaggtgccGGGGGCGGCACCGGAGcccgggaggcggaggaggcgggggaACAAGATGGgacgagcacggcggcgctttTGCGATGGGATTCCTTCCCATCGCACCTACGATGAATAGAAGCGTGTGGCTACCAACCAAACAACCATATGTTCAAAAAAACGGAATCCAAATAGGAGAGGCATTCGCATGTTTGGGTCGCGTGAAAGGGAAGGATCACGGACTTAAACAGTCGCTTCTCCAACAGCCGACGCAAACGCCGCTTGCTCCTCCCCGTGTCGCCCGAGATCCCCACACCGTGCCGCTTGCTTGTTGCTGCGGCCCGCCGCGCTAGCGGCTCCCTGATGCGGATCTGCCTCACCAGTCGCGACCCGTCCTCACTAATGATGGCGGCTCCCTAACGTGCGCGGAACCACCTCGCCGACCGCACCCCATCATAGATTCACCTCCTCACCATCGTCAACTCGTTGTCCGCAGGCCGTCATGGATCCGCCTCGCCAGCCGCGCCCCATCCCAGGACCTTGCTGTCCTAGACGCCTCACCCCGACCCCTCTATGAGCCCACCACTACGTGCGCGAGAGATTGCATCGCAGAGAAAGAGGTGATGCTTTGCATTCCACCTCATCTCGGACGCAAAATGGGTCCTCTGGTTGATTGTGTCGTCTATTAAAGCGTGTGTTTCATAGGCAAAAACACTgtgcatgattttttttgtgtttggaTTGCCCTTTGCGTGCTCTGTTGGAGCTTAGTCTAAGCTGAAAGATTTTCTAAGGCTAGTCTCAATGGGAGTTTCATGGAGGGTtatcatcaattttgttgaTATGGTAAGAAGAGAGAATGGTATAGTTTCATGAGATGTGAGAAGAGTTTTATCATCATGAAATTCATCTGGCACAATTACCTAGTTTcagtctaggtaactgtgcccatgaaactcccactgaaattGGCCTAAGGTAACAAACAAGTCCAATTCCGAACAAAATGGGGTAAAGAGGGATGATTCACTAGCTCTAATTCTAATGTACTCTTTCCATCTCAAAATAAATGTACTTTTGGAGTTCAAAAATTATCTCAAAATAAATGCATATCTATAAATGGAACAACCTAACTCTAGTTGTCCTTTCTATTATCTCTTCTTCTAAGTTGCACTGATGGTATATATGTAATTTCGCACTACAATTGATCTTCGCTTCTAAACTCTAGAGGTCCACTTATTTCATGAAGGAGAAAGTAGACATCATTTTATGGAACCCAcctatagaaaaaaaaatgagactCCCGGCACCCGGATGGTTCCGGCCGGCATGGCGGCCTACCGGCTCTTTTCGTGTATCTTCCCCCTTCAACGAGGGAAGAATGGCCGACCAATTTTTTATTCCCTCGTGTCGAACGAGTTGGGAGGTCGATTTGTATCCCTGACACTGAACTTTCACACTGTGCAAAAATCGGTTTGGTGAGCTCACGGTCGATTTATCAGCACCCTGGAGCTGCCCTGTATCTACCACACATAGAGACATCGTGAAGgatcttgaaaaaaaaaacatagagCAGAGGAGCGAAGAGCAGAGAGGAGTGGGAAGAGcaagcaatggcggcggcggcagcttcgGTGGTAGCTGaggcggagggggaggaggtgacCAACAGGCAGGTGATCCTGAAGCGCTACGTGAACGGGTGCCCCACGGTGGACGACATGGAggtggtcgccggcgccgtgcgcCTGGCCGTGCCGCCCGGGTCGGCGGCCGTCCTGGTCAAGAACCTGTACCTCTCGTGCGACCCCTACATGCGCACCCGCATGACGAGGCACTCCGAGACCAGCAACTTCGTCCCCGACTACGTCCCTGGGAAGGTTTGTTTTGTGTTGTGTGCCAACATCACAATCCACTATTCTTCCTGTCTGCTATTTTCATAGATTGTGTAGTGTACATGCTTTGAGCATGCATGGGTATGCAGATTGTGTGTTTATGTGCTAACATGCATGCTCAATGcaacttagtttttttttctgattttttttgctTCATCAATTCCGTTGGAAGTTTTACTGTCTGAATTCTGAGGATGAAGTGTTTCTATTTCTACATGCTATGGACATGGATGGAGCTGTCAGCAGGTTCTCGACAATTGTAGCGTGTGCAAGGTGGTGCTATCCGGCCACCCGGATTTCAAGCCCGGCGATCTTCTGTGGGGTGTGACCGGGTGGGAAGAGTACAGCCTCATCCCCAATCCAGTGTTCTGCCACAGGATAAATCACCAAGAATTTCCACTCTCCTATTACACCGGCGTTCTTGGTGAGTTTCAACAAGTTGTTAGTAATAACCAATTGTACATTTCAAAGCAAGCACTGATTAATGCCCAAAATCCTAAGATTCACTGAAAAaactttctctctttttttttttgcaattgtaAAACTAACCCGATGAATTCAGGTGTGCCGGGCCTCACTGCATATGCTGGACTTTTTGAAGTGGCCAAGGCCAAGAAAGGTGAGTCTGTCTTCGTCTCCGCGGCAGCAGGCGCCGTCGGTCAGATCGTTGGGCAGCTTGCTAAGCTCACAGGCTGCTACGTTGTCGGCAGCGCCGGCTCTGATCAGAAGGTCAATCTGTTGAAAACAAAGTTTGGCTTCGACGACGCTTTCAATTACAAGAAGGAGCTGGACCTCAACGCTGCCTTGAAGAGGTTGCGATCGACGAACCAACGACAAAGTTTTTGTTTTCAGTTTCTTTTGTATGCTCATGATGAAGATGAATCAATCATATATATGAAACTCCTTGGATCATCTTGAAGGTGCTTACCTCATGGCATCGACGTCTACTTCGAGAACGTGGGCGGCGCGATGCTGGACGCCGTCCTGCGCAACATGCGCCACCGCGGCCGGATCGCCGTGTGCGGGCAGGTCTCGCAGTACAACCTGGAGCGGCCGGACGGCGTCGACCTCTTCCAGCTCGTCGGCAAGCACATCCGCATGGAGGGCTTCCTGGTGTCCGAGTACGCCGGCGACTACAGCCGGTTCGAGGAGGAGATGGCGCGGTACCTCAAGGAAGGCAAGGTCGTCTGCGTGGAGGACGTCGCCGAGGGGATcgaggcggcgccggcagcaCTCGTGGGGCTCTTCGCCGGCCGCAACGTCGGCAAGCAGGTGGTCGCCGTCGCAAGGGAGTAGTTGAGATATCAGACGTGCGTTGGGTGCCGTACCATGCCATAGGCATGGACAGATGGTTTCCCATTTCACCAAACATTATTATACATTGCTCGAAGATACATTCGACACGTAATTGTTCTGGAGAAGAATTGTGCACTGTTCAGCTTCAAAGCTGTCTTCTTCcgttcaacatttttttttacaaaatgaaACCTTAGAATAATCTTGTTGTCTCACTCgaccaaaaaaaaatcaggttCTAGCTGGTTATGGTGTGAGCAAGGTGGTAGCATCCGGCCGGATTTCAAGGTAGGCGATCTCGTGTGGGGAAGAACCGGATGGGAGGAACTCACTTGCATCATCACTAAACCAGAGTCTCTTTTAAAGATCAAACACTCCGAAATGCCCCTCTCTTACTATACAGGTGTTCTTGATGAGCTGATTTTCAGTTCTCACTCTTGCGCATCGCCAGCAGAATGTCATCTTTAATCATTCAGAAGCTTCTCCAATGATCCAAATAGACGCTATAATCTGTTTCCCCGGCCGGGAAGACAACGAACCTCATTCAAAATCCTCAAGTGTTACAGAATGCAAAGTTGTTTTTCCCCCTAACTGTATGCTACAACCACAACCATCATTCAGGTATGCCAGCCTTACTGCTTACGTAGGACTTTATGTTGTGGCCAAGGCTAAGAAAGGAGACTGTCTTCAATTCAGCGGCAGCAGGCGCCGTTGGTCAAATTGTTGAGCAGCTTGCTAAGCTCACTGGCTGCTATGTTGTTGGAAGTGCTGGTTCTGATGAGAAGGTCTTCTGCAGgaaaaaaaacagcaaacaattTACACAGATAATGTACTGTTATCTACTGCAACGTACCTAATGAATTGGGGATGGCTTTTGTCACCAATGGAAGAGCTAGAAAAGTTCCAACCAAATCACATAACCTAACTTTGATGTGCAGACGGAGGATTAGAAAGAGGGTTAGCCTAGCATGGTGGAAGAGAATCACTCGCTTAACCAGAATGCTTGCCATCATCCACCTTTCATCCATCATATGAAGGCTCCCAGATGGACCAAATAGTAGAGATAGGCAAGTCATTCTTGGCTAAGGGAGATAAGGCTCTTCATCGCCATGTAAGGCCTCCCTCCCTCATCAACACTTGTTTGCCAATGCCATAGGCTAGTAGCTTTGTTGGTTTGACATTCAGGCAAGCAAGAGCCAGGTATTTATAATGTGGGTAAGAGGAGAAATCAGGTAATGCTGGGCTGCCATGTTGTGATTTGCATCACACAGCACTGACCTTTCCCTCTGTATCGGATATATTCTTCGGCTATCAGTCTTTTCAAGAAATTCTGAATGGATAAGTACATATATAACTAGGAAGTTTGTATTATGTCAGTGCACAGTAGCTACATGATTGAAAATCGCCTGTCTTTTCTGATATTTTTCAGAAATGCTTGGGCTTTCAGATCAATGATCTTTTGAGACAAGCATACACATTACAAATTTGTATGACCGTTATCCTTATATTACATTATTACTCACAAGAGGTAGTTCTCTGGACTCTCTCTTAGAGGCTAATCACGAGAAGTTCTTCAATTGGAATGAAAATTGAGTAACATCAGCAGGAAAATCTAATCATGAACAGCCTGAACCAACTCCATACCTAAGAATGCTCATCCCTTGCTTAATTGCTCAAGTTAGAAGTTTGTAGCAAATATGAGGATACTAATTATTCAAGTCTAATTCTTTACTTTTGAACATTAAATTCTGGAATAAAATTGAAAGCGACCTAATCATGTGTATTATTCCACATTATGTAAAGATAAGCGGAGAATCAAGGTGCCTTTTGTTTGTTACTACTACTGTCTATTGCATTGTTGTGTTCTTTATATACCAGGGAACATGTAGGAACTTAAGAGCTAGCATTGGACATCAGAAAAGTTTAGAGTACTTGTGCAAAAAAGTGTTAATTATCTCTTGAAACTCCAGGGAAAGACCAGGTGGTTGTAGGCACGGGCAATCTCTCTAAAAAAATGGATATCTGCCACCTCAGAGTACGAAAATATTATATGAACTTGCAGCTTGATAGAAGTggcaaacctttttttttttttgaaaggcgCAAACCTAATTTCTTCTTTCGATAAAATGAAATATTCTTTTTTGACAAGTGGCGCCTGCAAGATTTGCATATATACCCCGTTTTCCCTTTTATGTTCGTTCCAGAGGACGTCGCTTTCAAATGGGATAGATGCTATCCCCCACGGAATTGGCGAATTGCCAAAGCAAGGAGCCCTCATGGAACTCATGGAAGATATAGGTTTGACATTAGATACCGACGCCTAGACTTGGCATAGGTCCTCCTGCAAGTGGTTGATGTGAACTTTGACTCTTTGAGATGCCACGATGAAAAGAGTCAAAGTATCAAAGATCCTATTCTGAACGATATCGCATTAATGTATCGGCGGCAAACTTGTGAAAGCAAGAATCCAGTATGGCTGCCATGCCCCAACTGTCTCTATATGCTTCCAGGTGGCCAAGTTTCTAGTGGAAGAATTAGTTCCATGGAATGGAGCTGTAAATCACCTTCGCAGCAGCTTCCGCCCACTGCATCTTGATTACGCACATTGTAAATAATCAACAGCTAACAGGCCTGCATGTCAACCTACGCATATTGTGAACTGCTGGTATGCCATGCTAGAATATGACAGAAAAGATGAGCGCGTACATGTAGGGGTGGTGATGGACCATAGCTCTAATACTCTCTTCATAATGCAACTTAGCTCTTAATATTTTTATCTtgaaattaaataaaattagaGTCCGACCCTTAGATTATGTAAGCTAAAATTAAAGTCCTCTAGCACCCTAGGTACACGTCCGGgttgcgccggccgccgcagccacctCCCTTACCGCGAGCTCGATCGGCCGTCGTGCTTCTTTGTCTCCCTCCCGACGTCTCTAGCAGCCGTGCACAGACCGCGTTGGCGTTGGTCACGCACAATCGCCTTCCAGGAGCCGCCGTGAACAGCAGCCATCCCTGCCgacgggcgccggcgccggagcagtCAGTACCTCAGAAAGGTAATGGGCTAAAAAAACTGGGCCTTCGCCAGGCTATGGTCCTCAGAAAGGTAATGGGCTCGTGAAACTGGGCCTTCCCTCAGCGCGGCCCAAACCATCGCTCCCCAGCAGCTCGCGAGGTCCGATCCAAGCCGCACATATGCGATCCTACGGCCAAGAATCACTCAAGCCCGGGCGGTAACCGGAATACCGTCCAGCCCGGACGGTGAACGAAACCCCGTCCAGTCGTCCACCCCCTAGCAGGGCCGGGCGGGCGGagacgccggcgcgcgcggccgccaccccacgacggcggcggccggcgggcgccaGCTTGCTTCTCCGCGCACGGCTCGCGTTCCCATTGCCGCGCACGCTTCGTCGCGGCAGGGATCGGACGAGGGTGGGTGGGTGCTgcccggcgccgctgccgcttgcCTTGCCACCGCGCGCTGCGTCGCCGTGGCGAGGCGAGAAGGCCGCAGGACCGCgcgtccgcgccgccaccgatcGCCCATGTCCTGTTCGGACCCGCCTCGCACCCAGCCTCTGCTGAACGGCAAGTTCCATGACACGGACGCGCGCACACTCCTATACGACTGCCGGGACGTGCGGGTGCGGCGCCTCTCCGGCGAGGCAAGCGAACACGGACGAAGCAGAGGAAGTGCTGGTTTTTGGACTTCTGATGAGGTTTGTAAGGGAAGACTTTTTCTTATCAGTTCATATATATTTGGGTGAACTGGTGGGTGCATACGTCTAAATATTTCCTACCTTGTTCCCTTATCTACTACTGATTACAGGAGCAACACAGTGTATTATCTTAAACAAATTCGGTACATTATCTGAAAAAATTGCTTGCATGCTGCCTCTTCAGGTAAAACTCCTGAGAACCAAGTTAGGCTTGGATGAAGTTTTTACCTACAATGACGGGCTGGACCTCAATAAGGAATTGCAGAGGTTTGGTTTGTGATTttagaaccccccccccccctatctccaacctgaaaaataTAGAATCCCGTCGGGAACTTATGGCTTGCTTGATTTTCGGTAAAATGGCTAATTTCATCCTTCAATTTTCCTCTAAGGCTCAAATTTATCCTTAAACTATCAAATGGCCCAAtttagttctcaaaattttcatttAGGTTCAATTTAGTCACTAGAGTGTATGTAAGGTTCTGGACATGTTACCAATTCCAACAACGGTTTCGACTCAAGTGGTATACTAACTCATAATTCACTAACATAGCTAAAATTAAGTTATTGATGATCTTGTATCTATGAATAAAAGATTTACATGTTTTGTTTATTCGAACATTCTGATTGTTTGTTGAACCATATTTTTTGCGGGACATCAAATGTGAGGAAAAATTAGAGGTAAAAAAAGAGTCTATTTATATCTATTGACTTACTTTTACATCACCCATTGTTGACTAGGTGTACCAACATGGCATGCCACACAAGATTAGGGATGATATTGAGCTTAAATAGAAAGTTTGAGGATGAAATTGTTCAATTTCATAGTTGAGGAATGAATTTTAACCTGAGGCAAAAGTTGAGAATTAAAATTGGATATTTTGCTTTGATTTTTGATAGAATATTATTTTCCAAATCCCGATTGAATTCCTCTGTTCCGAACTACAATAAAGGCTCAAAACAAACTTTCGGTATTCACGGAGCGTGATATGTGCAGTAGTTAATAGGAAAATGAGCACCGTGTGTGACCAATTAATAGTGAATTACAAACAAGATTTTGCCTAAGGAAACCGTGATTCATGCAAATGGTGAAAGACACAATTATGGATCCAAGAACACATTCTCTGATTGGGTTCTTTATTTCACAACGGATACAGAAGCACATGTGACTATTGGAAAACACAATTATGGATCCAGGAACACAATCTCTGATCGAGATCTTTACTTGACACAGGATGACACGAGCAAACACAAACACACAGGTCGGCAGGAGCAAAGATCTGCTCGGTACATACAGATGCAGGGGCACAATGCAACGAGACGTCAGGCACCACCAGATCACGAGCAGTGGTTGTTCTGCATTATATTACGAGATGTGCAAATGTTCTTGTTAAAAATAGCATTAGATTGGGAGTAGGAACTAGTAACAGTGAGAAGATGTTATGGAGAGATCTGAAAATCCTGAGCAGTGTCTTTCTACTTATTAATGAATGCCGGACAATGTTCCaggtctttcaaaaaaaaaaatactgagCAATGTTAGTTCTTACCTGCTTTGACCCTTTGAGAACGGGACAAAATCCATGGATTGTAAGTTCCACTATGTCCCCTTCAGTCGTTTTCTTGTGAAACTTCTTGTAAATGACACCTGTTGCCCCCCACAATAGCCCATTCACCCCTGATGACATCTAATCCCATCACCTGAAAAGTGGAACCCTTGAACCTACACCAATTATTCGTACATGATAGTAAGAGAACACCAAGTAACTGGTACAAATCAAATGCGACTATGTAAgacttctcatgaataattcatACTACGAATGAAATACTCCTACCTGCCATCCTCAAAGGCCCGACAGAAGAAATTCTGCCAGATTTGGTTGACACCGGTGTTCATATGCATGCCCTGTGCGCGGGCGATGACTTTGGCGTTCGGATCAGGGCCGTCGCGTACTTCCCAGTTGTTCCCAACCAGCGAACCCAACCCGTTCTTGCTTACAAGTGACTCTTGGTTACAGTTTGGGCCGGAGGTCGTGTGGTACAGGTAGAGGCCACTGAACTTGAGCTCGTTGCGCTCCACAAGCGCAGGGGTGATTTGGAAGGTGGCCATGGCTGGATGCCTAGATGCAGTGCAGGGAGCTAGAGAGATGATCGTTGCTTAAGTGCTTATTCTGTATCTGCTCTGGTGTGAGAAATTGAAGCCAGGATACTGGTATTTATAGAGAGAGGAGTGCATGCATCACGTGGAAGTATGCTTGGAGGGACATGCTGTCTCTCGTGCAGTAGTCAAACACATCATTTAATCATCTGCTGGTACATTTAACTCCATAGTGACGGCAATGCAAGCTCGTACACAAGCACTCCAACACACGTGTGTCACGGCCATCACCTAGTAAGGTCCTCTTTAGATTAGTCCTCTCCTTTTAGTCCTTTTTTAGTCCCTAGTGAGCCAAACACAAGAACTAAAAGAGGGACTAAAACCTTTAGTCCATTAGTCCCTAAGGGATGGCTAAAATGGACTAAAAGTCCTACTTTCCACCATCTGCCCTTCCCCACCAACCCTATCCGGTCGTGAACCTCTCGTTCTCGCTCCTTCTGGTTTCCTCGCCCCCCTCCTTGCTCCTCTAGTTTCCTAGCCGCCACCCCACACGCTCCTCTGATTTCCCCGCCGTCGTCACGATGTTATCCAGCAGCCTCCTAGCCTGCCGACCAATGCCCCGGGCACGGCCGGGCCTGCTGCTGTCGGCATCGCCGCCCTCCACAGCTAGACGGGACACCCGTCGGCTCACAACCTCCTCACCACGATGCTGCGGTCATCGCTATACCGGTCTTGCACCACCCACGACGGATTGTTGGGGTCGCCGGAGCCCGGGGCGGTGCGGGCGTCTCCCTCCTCGCTGCATCTTAGGCCTCCTCACTTGACGAGGAGCGCAGTGCGATGGCTGAGCCGATGCTACATCGCCGCGGCGCACCCACGCGCCCGCCCCTGGTGACAAGTGCCGAGAGGAGGGCGGCCCACCTCCGCGGTGGCCCCACTGTGGCTTTGGGTCCATCCCTCCGCCCGCTTCTTGTCTGGCGATGTGGGG containing:
- the LOC120663777 gene encoding NADPH-dependent oxidoreductase 2-alkenal reductase-like, which gives rise to MAAAAASVVAEAEGEEVTNRQVILKRYVNGCPTVDDMEVVAGAVRLAVPPGSAAVLVKNLYLSCDPYMRTRMTRHSETSNFVPDYVPGKVLDNCSVCKVVLSGHPDFKPGDLLWGVTGWEEYSLIPNPVFCHRINHQEFPLSYYTGVLGVPGLTAYAGLFEVAKAKKGESVFVSAAAGAVGQIVGQLAKLTGCYVVGSAGSDQKVNLLKTKFGFDDAFNYKKELDLNAALKRCLPHGIDVYFENVGGAMLDAVLRNMRHRGRIAVCGQVSQYNLERPDGVDLFQLVGKHIRMEGFLVSEYAGDYSRFEEEMARYLKEGKVVCVEDVAEGIEAAPAALVGLFAGRNVGKQVVAVARE
- the LOC120663779 gene encoding uncharacterized protein LOC120663779, with amino-acid sequence MSCSDPPRTQPLLNGKFHDTDARTLLYDCRDVRVRRLSGEASEHGRSRGSAGFWTSDEVKLLRTKLGLDEVFTYNDGLDLNKELQRMTRANTNTQVGRSKDLLGTYRCRGTMQRDVRHHQITSSGCSALYYEMCKCSC